From a single Lineus longissimus chromosome 16, tnLinLong1.2, whole genome shotgun sequence genomic region:
- the LOC135500628 gene encoding proteasome activator complex subunit 3-like isoform X2, translating to MPEDSTSKVESLKESTKAKAEELVKSVFPKKVMELQNILESELLNYDRLPTIYTDLNIPTPDLANNHEPSKKKRKMDGHDGGEDYIKMQGSAVLALPNGISPSNQHIVEIVDKLKPYIRDLVEHANCVKMWITFMIPRIEDGNNFGVSVQEDILADVVHAETESASFSTHIANYFITRGKMVTKLMKYPFVADYRRVVSELDEKQFMSLRLTVAEMRNNYCGLNDLILKNLDKIKKPRSHNAENMF from the exons ATGCCTGAAGATTCAACGTCAAAG GTTGAAAGCCTCAAAGAAAGCACAAAGGCAAAG GCTGAAGAACTGGTCAAAAGTGTATTTCCTAAGAAAGTCATGGAATTACAGAATATTCTGGAG TCCGAGTTACTTAATTATGATCGATTACCGACCATCTACACAGACCTGAACATCCCCACACCAGATCTGGCGAATAATCACGAACCATCAAAGAAGAAACGAAAGATGGACGGACATGATGGAGGGGAAGATTACATTAAGATGCAAG GAAGTGCAGTTCTTGCGTTGCCAAATGGTATTTCCCCATCAAATCAACACATAGTCGAAATTGTGGACAAATTAAAACCGTATATCAGGGATTTAGTGGAGCACGCCAACTGT GTGAAGATGTGGATTACTTTTATGATTCCGAGAATAGAAGATGGTAATAATTTCGGCGTATCAGTTCAG GAAGACATCTTGGCCGATGTGGTCCACGCTGAAACAGAATCGGCTTCATTCAGTACGCACATAGCTAATTACTTCATCACTCGAGGGAAAATGGTGACAAAATTAATGAAATATCCGTTTGTG GCTGATTATCGGAGGGTTGTGAGCGAGCTTGACGAGAAACAGTTCATGAGTTTACGGCTAACAGTCGCCGAGATGAGGAATAACTac TGCGGACTGAATGATCTTATATTGAAGAATCTGGACAAAATCAAGAAGCCTCGGTCACATAACGCGGAGAATATGTTTTAA
- the LOC135500628 gene encoding proteasome activator complex subunit 3-like isoform X1: MPEDSTSKVESLKESTKAKAEELVKSVFPKKVMELQNILESELLNYDRLPTIYTDLNIPTPDLANNHEPSKKKRKMDGHDGGEDYIKMQGSAVLALPNGISPSNQHIVEIVDKLKPYIRDLVEHANCVKMWITFMIPRIEDGNNFGVSVQEDTLSEARQVETEAATCMDQMSRYFISRGKLVSKVAKYPHVADYRRVVSELDEKQFMSLRLTVAEMRNNYCGLNDLILKNLDKIKKPRSHNAENMF, from the exons ATGCCTGAAGATTCAACGTCAAAG GTTGAAAGCCTCAAAGAAAGCACAAAGGCAAAG GCTGAAGAACTGGTCAAAAGTGTATTTCCTAAGAAAGTCATGGAATTACAGAATATTCTGGAG TCCGAGTTACTTAATTATGATCGATTACCGACCATCTACACAGACCTGAACATCCCCACACCAGATCTGGCGAATAATCACGAACCATCAAAGAAGAAACGAAAGATGGACGGACATGATGGAGGGGAAGATTACATTAAGATGCAAG GAAGTGCAGTTCTTGCGTTGCCAAATGGTATTTCCCCATCAAATCAACACATAGTCGAAATTGTGGACAAATTAAAACCGTATATCAGGGATTTAGTGGAGCACGCCAACTGT GTGAAGATGTGGATTACTTTTATGATTCCGAGAATAGAAGATGGTAATAATTTCGGCGTATCAGTTCAG GAGGATACTTTATCGGAAGCAAGACAAGTTGAAACCGAGGCTGCCACCTGTATGGACCAAATGTCACGCTATTTCATCTCGCGGGGGAAGCTGGTGTCTAAGGTGGCCAAATACCCTCACGTG GCTGATTATCGGAGGGTTGTGAGCGAGCTTGACGAGAAACAGTTCATGAGTTTACGGCTAACAGTCGCCGAGATGAGGAATAACTac TGCGGACTGAATGATCTTATATTGAAGAATCTGGACAAAATCAAGAAGCCTCGGTCACATAACGCGGAGAATATGTTTTAA
- the LOC135500242 gene encoding 26S proteasome non-ATPase regulatory subunit 11-like, with the protein MAAVELERATALSETNAPVSIDILHKIVKDDVKKSDVRIIVEDEVRIKEQAILQLGALLAKTGQAEELAGLIRFIRPFLGLVSKAKAAKLVRAMVDLFLDMEAATGKEVELCQECIDWAKEEKRTFLRQALEARLIALYYETSKYQEAIALGTSLLKELKKLDDKALLVEVQLLESKVYHALSNLPKARAALTSARTTANGIYCPPKLQAALDNQSGILHAADEKDFKTAFSYFYEAFEGYDSVDSPKAVTSLKYMLLCKIMLNLADEVHSIVSGKLALRYAGPEIDAMKSIATASHKRSLADFQKTLTTYKIQLVDDPIIRAHLDSLYDNLLEQNLCRLIEPFSQVQVAHVAELIKLSLDVVEKKLSQMILDKKFSGILDQGEGVLIVFDEKPVDKTYGSALETIQSMGKVVDALYKKAKKLT; encoded by the exons ATGGCGGCTGTGGAATTAGAACGAGCGACGGCACTTTCCGAAACAAATGCACCGGTTTCCATTGATATACTACATAAAATTG TCAAAGATGATGTGAAGAAGAGCGATGTCCGAATCATCGTTGAGGATGAGGTGCGGATCAAGGAACAAGCGATTCTGCAGCTTGGAGCCTTGCTGGCAAAGACAGGCCAGGCAGAAG AGCTGGCAGGCCTGATCAGATTTATCCGACCCTTCCTAGGCCTAGTGAGTAAAGCCAAGGCGGCCAAGTTGGTGCGAGCTATGGTCGACCTCTTCCTGGATATGGAGGCTGCCACAGGAAAGGAG GTTGAACTGTGTCAGGAATGCATCGACTGGGCCAAGGAagagaaaaggacatttttgaGACAGGCTCTGGAA GCTCGACTCATTGCTCTGTATTATGAAACCAGCAAATACCAAGAAGCGATCGCGTTAG GAACTTCCCTGCTGAAGGAGTTGAAGAAGCTTGATGACAAGGCCCTGCTCGTTGAGGTACAACTCCTAGAAAGCAAGGTGTACCACGCTCTCAGCAATCTGCCAAAAGCAAG AGCTGCATTGACGTCAGCCAGAACCACAGCCAACGGTATCTATTGTCCACCCAAGCTCCAGGCAGCACTCGATAACCAGTCAG GTATTCTCCACGCAGCTGACGAAAAGGACTTCAAAACAGCGTTCTCATATTTTTACGAGGCATTTGAAGGTTATGACTCCGTGGACAGTCCGAAGGCTGTGACCTCACTCAAATACATGTTGTTGTGTAAAATTATGCTGAATCT TGCGGACGAGGTTCATTCGATAGTTAGTGGTAAATTAGCGTTGAGGTATGCGGGACCAGAGATTGATGCCATGAAGAGTATAGCCACGGCAAGCCACAAGAGGTCCCTCGCCGACTTCCAAAAG ACATTAACTACCTACAAGATCCAGCTCGTAGATGACCCGATCATCCGTGCGCATCTCGACTCGTTATATGACAACCTGTTGGAGCAGAATCTGTGCCGGTTAATCGAGCCGTTCTCCCAGGTGCAGGTAGCACATGTTGCAGAGCTTATCAAATTGTCGCTG GACGTTGTAGAAAAGAAGCTCTCACAAATGATTTTGGACAAGAAATTTAGTG GTATTTTAGATCAAGGTGAAGGTGTGCTAATAGTCTTCGACGAGAAACCAGTCGATAAGACTTACGGCTCTGCTCTCGAGACAATACAGAGTATGGGAAAGGTTGTGGACGCCCTCTATAAAAAGGCCAAGAAGTTAACATAA